In one Vicinamibacteria bacterium genomic region, the following are encoded:
- a CDS encoding metalloregulator ArsR/SmtB family transcription factor produces MPSLDAAFSALSDPTRRAILARLALGETTVMKLAEPFEITQPAISRHLRVLEGAGLIVRRVEGTKRPCRLAKAGMEAIDQWLAMLRKALARNYDRLDQILADMKSEGGKDLK; encoded by the coding sequence GTGCCCAGCCTTGACGCTGCTTTCTCCGCGCTGTCTGACCCAACGCGTAGGGCGATCCTAGCCCGTCTCGCGCTGGGTGAAACAACGGTGATGAAACTGGCGGAGCCCTTCGAGATCACACAGCCCGCAATCTCACGGCACCTGAGAGTGCTCGAAGGCGCGGGCCTGATTGTCCGTCGAGTCGAGGGCACGAAGCGCCCTTGTCGGCTGGCAAAGGCCGGTATGGAAGCCATCGATCAGTGGCTTGCGATGCTGCGGAAAGCATTGGCGCGAAATTACGACAGGCTGGACCAGATTCTGGCGGACATGAAGTCTGAAGGCGGAAAGGACCTGAAATGA